Within the Marinobacter qingdaonensis genome, the region CACGAACTCCTCGCCGCCGTAGCGGAACAACTGGTCCGTGCGCCGGGTGTGTTGTTCGATCAGGGCCACCAGATCCACCAACACCTCGTCGCCGGCACTGTGGCCGTATTCGTCGTTGATGCGCTTGAAGTGATCGATGTCCAGCAGGGCGATGGCGCAGGGGGTTCGGGAGCGCTCGGCGTTGGCCACCGCGCGATCCAGCTCCTGATCCATGGAGCGCCGGTTGGCGACCCCGGTCAGCGGGTCGATGGTGGCCAGATGCTCCAGCCGTTCGCGCTGGCTCTGGTTGCGGAAGGCAAACACGTAGGCGCAGGCGCTGACCACCAGGGAGGTGGCAATGAAGGACCAGAGATGCACGCCCGAAGCAAAGATCTCAGTTTGCACGGCCAGCGCCAGGATCGCCGCCAGATTGACCACCGTGGCCACCCGCGGCCCGGTCAGGAAGAAGCTGGTGACCAGACAGGGGAACAACCACAACAGACCGGGCTCACCGACGATGCGGGTAATCACCACCGCGCTCAGGGAGGTGGTCACTGCCATGAACAAACCGCTGCGCTCGGTGCGCCCGGTGAGCCAGGCGTGCAGCACACTGACGCACACGCACAGCACAATCACGCTGTCGGCCAGCCCGGCCAACACTTCGCCCTGCATGAACCGGAACACGGCAAACGGCGCCACGCCAAGAATGGCACAGGCTCCGAGCAGGGTGATGATGGACAGGCGAAAATCGGTTCTGAGCCGATAGAACATCGCGGAGAGGCTCCGACCTAGTTATTATTTAGCCTGCTAGCATAGCCCAAGCGTAGTCTCCAGTCCTCTGCCAGGCCAAAGATTTAACAAAGCGATGACAGATCGTCACAAACTGTGAATCAGCGCTCACTCTTTGGCTCTCAACGTGTCACTGTTAAATCGAGTAAAACAAATACACGGAATGCCGCAAATATAGAGCCGGGCCCTCGTTGTCGCTACACTGTCGCCATGTCTGACCGTTCAGAAGGATCCTTGAGCGTGAACAATCTTGTCCGAATCGCACCCGGCGCCCTGGAGCTGGGCCGACCGTTGCCCTGGAACGTCTATGACGCCAATGGTAACGTGCTGCTGCGTCAGGGCTATGTGATTCAGACCGACACCCAGCTCGAGCAGCTGTTCGAGCGCGGTCGGTTCAAGCCCCGCAAGATCGAACGACCCCAGGACGAAGTGGTCGAGGACACCCGCCAGCGCAACCCCTTTGCCGACTATCCGGACCTGTTGCATTCGCTGGAAGCCACCCTGGAAGCCATCACCGACCACGACCCCTCGGCCCAGAAACGCCTGACGGGCCTGACCCGGATGATCATGCGCACCTGCGCCGAGGCCCCGGACGCCAGCCTGGCCCTGGTGCACCTGTATTCCATCGGCCCGACGGTGCTCGAGCAGGTGCTGTTCCACGCCATCCTGAGCCAGTTCATTGCCCGCCAGTTTGGCCTCGAGGACAACCGTATCAGCGTCCTCACCGCCGCCGCCCTGACCGCCAACCTGGCTCTGGTGCCGGTCGCGGACCAGCTCAACGCCTCCAACAAGCTGCTCACCGACGATCAGCGCGGGGTCATCCGCCGGCACCCGACCCGGGCCATCCAGGCGCTAAAAACAGCGGGCATCGACAACAAGCTGATGCTCCGAATCATTGCCCAGCACCACGAGCAGGCGGATGGCTCCGGCTACCCCGAGGGCCTGAGCGGCACCGAGATCCGGCCCGAGGCGGAAATCCTGGCGCTGTCCGAACGCTACGTGGCGATGATCACCAAACGCGCCTACCGCAACCGGCTGACGGTGACCGAGGCCCGGCGGCTGGTGGCGACACTGGCGGACGGCAAGTATCGCCCGGCCATCCCCAAGGCACTGCTGCAGGTGCTGGGGGAGTTTCCGCCGGGGGTACTGGTGCGTCTGGACAACAACGAAGTGGGCGTGGTGACCGGCCGCCCGGTGCGGGCCCGCGGCCCCTTTGTGAAGGCCATCATCGGGCCCCGGGGCAACCGCTACAGCGGCACCTTCGAGCGGGACGCCAGCGTACTGGAATTCAACATCCGGGGCGTGGAAGAGCCGGAAATCATGCCGTCCATGGACTTCAGCCGGATCTGGGGCTTCAGCGCCTAACGCAGCCCCAGCGCCTGGGCGTGATGTTCCAGATGCTCGTCGATGAACGAGGCGATGAAGAAGTAGCTGTGGTCGTAACCCCGGTGCATGCGCAGGTTGATGTGGTGATGGAAGGTCTCGCAGACCGCCGCCAGCGCGTCCGGATTCAGCTGGGTCTCCAGGAATTCGTCGGCGGTGCCCTGATCCACCAGCAGCGGCAGGCGCTCCCGTGCGGTGGGAATCAGCAGGGTGGCGTCCCACTCCTCCCAGGCCCGGGCGTCATCCCCCAGATACCCGGAAAACGCCTTCTGGCCCCAGGGGCATTCACTCGGATTGGCGATGGGCGCAAACGCCGACACCGAGGCGTAGCGGCCCGGATTCTTCAGGGCGGCGATGAGGGCGCCATGACCACCCATGGAATGACCGCTGACCGAGCGCTGGTCGGTGACCGGTAGCGAATGCTCCACCAGCTGCGGCAGTTCCTTCACCACGTAGTCGTACATCCGGTAATGGGGTGCCCAGGGTTGCTGGGTCGCGTTGATGTAGAACCCGGCGCCGGTGCCAAAATCGTAGCTGTCGTCTTCGCCCGGCAGGTTCAGCCCACGCGGACTGGTG harbors:
- the fghA gene encoding S-formylglutathione hydrolase, which translates into the protein MELLSTNVCFDGEHRRYRHYSATLECDMEFAVFLPPAAVARDAKPVPVLYWLSGLTCTDQNFMQKAGAMKRAAQLGLAIVCPDTSPRGLNLPGEDDSYDFGTGAGFYINATQQPWAPHYRMYDYVVKELPQLVEHSLPVTDQRSVSGHSMGGHGALIAALKNPGRYASVSAFAPIANPSECPWGQKAFSGYLGDDARAWEEWDATLLIPTARERLPLLVDQGTADEFLETQLNPDALAAVCETFHHHINLRMHRGYDHSYFFIASFIDEHLEHHAQALGLR
- a CDS encoding GGDEF domain-containing protein gives rise to the protein MFYRLRTDFRLSIITLLGACAILGVAPFAVFRFMQGEVLAGLADSVIVLCVCVSVLHAWLTGRTERSGLFMAVTTSLSAVVITRIVGEPGLLWLFPCLVTSFFLTGPRVATVVNLAAILALAVQTEIFASGVHLWSFIATSLVVSACAYVFAFRNQSQRERLEHLATIDPLTGVANRRSMDQELDRAVANAERSRTPCAIALLDIDHFKRINDEYGHSAGDEVLVDLVALIEQHTRRTDQLFRYGGEEFVLLLPGTEGAGLETVLANLQFLLRKHLKLRDNAITVSFGVAQFQPGESVDGWLERADAALYEAKASGRDRIIFADLGQGQSGTTASPAAYSLT
- a CDS encoding HD-GYP domain-containing protein, with product MNNLVRIAPGALELGRPLPWNVYDANGNVLLRQGYVIQTDTQLEQLFERGRFKPRKIERPQDEVVEDTRQRNPFADYPDLLHSLEATLEAITDHDPSAQKRLTGLTRMIMRTCAEAPDASLALVHLYSIGPTVLEQVLFHAILSQFIARQFGLEDNRISVLTAAALTANLALVPVADQLNASNKLLTDDQRGVIRRHPTRAIQALKTAGIDNKLMLRIIAQHHEQADGSGYPEGLSGTEIRPEAEILALSERYVAMITKRAYRNRLTVTEARRLVATLADGKYRPAIPKALLQVLGEFPPGVLVRLDNNEVGVVTGRPVRARGPFVKAIIGPRGNRYSGTFERDASVLEFNIRGVEEPEIMPSMDFSRIWGFSA